Proteins encoded within one genomic window of Natator depressus isolate rNatDep1 chromosome 1, rNatDep2.hap1, whole genome shotgun sequence:
- the LOC141981035 gene encoding olfactory receptor 52P1-like, with the protein MDCTLSISESYRCINRLRAAFNFTNSDASTFILTGIPGLEAAHIWISIPFFTFYIISLLANVTLLSVVGKEQTLQKPMYLLLCILALTDIATPTFFEPKALGIFWFDLKGITVAGCLTQMFFLHTVSVMHSATLMTMAFDRYVAICNPLRYATILSNTQIAKLGLVGLIRAVLFILPLPLLLSQQPFCANRIIPHTQCEYLAVEKVVCGDLTVTRIYGWVLMFVINGFDLTLIALSYGLIIRAVLRISSNKAHQKALNTCTTHICVMLTYYTPGLFSNLTHHFGQGIPPYVHIILADLYLLIPPMLNPIIYGVKTKELRDKVGKYTCRSGKCRPHSV; encoded by the exons GCACCTTGAGCATTTCTGAGTCATATCGATGCATCAACCGCCTCAGGGCAGCTTTTAACTTCACCAACTCTGATGCTTCAACTTTCATCCTAACgggcatccctggcctggaggctgcccacatctggatttccatccctttctttaCATTCTACATTATCAGCTTGTTGGCAAATGTCACGCTTCTGTCTGTTGTAGGTAAGGAGCAGACTCTGCAGAAGccgatgtacctgctgctctgcataCTGGCACTTACAGACATTGCCACACCTACCTTCTTTGAGCCAAAGGCACTGGGCATATTTTGGTTCGATTTGAAAGGCATTACTGTGGctggctgcctcacccagatgttctttCTCCACACGGTTTCTGTTATGCACTCAGCCACCCTCATGACAATGGCCTTTGATCGCTAtgttgccatatgtaaccctctgagatatgcTACCATCCTCAGCAATACACaaatagctaagctagggcttgtaggtttgataagagctgttctcttcattctgccccTACCCCTGCTTCTGAGTCagcagccattctgtgccaaccgCATTATCCCCCACACACAATGCGAGTACCTAGCTGTGGAGAAGGTGGTGTGTGGGGACCTCACAGTCACCAGGATATACGGATGGGTGCTAATGTTTGTAATCAATGGGTTTGACCTGACGCTCATTGCTCTGTCCTATGGTCTGATCATCAGGGCTGTCCTCAGAATCTCCTCTAACAAAGCCCaccagaaagccctcaacacTTGCACAACGCACATCTGTGTGATGCTGACATATTATACGCCTGGACTCTTCTCCAATCTCACACACCACTTCGGTCAAGGCATCCCTCCCTATGTTCACATCATTTTGGCTGACCTCTATCTCCTCATCCCTCCCATGCTCAATCCTATCATTTatggggtcaaaaccaaagagcttcgtgACAAAGTAGGCAAATACACCTGCCGaagtggaaagt gtCGGCCCCACTccgtctga